ACATTTCCATACTTTTTATGATTTACATTGATCACAACAGAAGCTCAAGTAGTAATTTAAAATGACTtcagttaataaaatattaaggtctcaaatactaaaatatttcatttttccattgcaACTTCATGAGTAGAATTAACAAGTGTTTATATCCCCCGTCCACACAGGTGCGCCCTCCCCCCCCTCCATCTGCTTACTTTCAGAGCTCTCCTCGACTTTGGAAAGCTCATCTTCTTGTACTGGAACACTAATATCCTGGaaatcttctcttctttctgttaaGCTTTCACATTCCAAACAACGAGTCCTTAATACTAGCTGACCTTGAAACAGTTTCTCTACTAGCTCAAAGCCAATCTGCTCGgcacctaaaataaaaatgggaaaatgttTACTGAGATTTGCTTTTCAGTATAGCCCAATTCATCAGTTTCCTATTGAAAGTATATCATGAACACAAAACCTGTTTTCATCTTCTTACAGTGCTTTATTCATGAAATGTAAAGGTTCCtaccaaaaaattttaaaatatgaattactATCTTTACAACAAAGTCAGTTGTGTCTTAACTTGCTTCCTAAAGACATGTCCTTATAAAACTgctccaaagaaacaaaacttttgGAGCAACCATCAACTATATTAACTACAAATTTTCCCTAAGATGAATGAATACATGTCAGTTTTAGCGCATGTCTAAGATCGCTGAACTCAGTTTCCCTTGAGTTCTTATCATACTGCATAGATAAAAGTGGAAAAAACCCACAGCTTTCCCATTAAGAATGTTTTGAACTTCCCCAAATTAGAAACCATCAAGCAAAATTACCCTAACATTAATAATAACACTACATAATACATGTTCACAGACTCAAGGACAATGCTGTAAACAGTGCAGTGACATCCAATGGTAAACAAAGTCTTAaatcctgcctgtttctgtaacTACTGACACCCTCACCAGTCAACCTGGTAACAGCACGGACCTTTGTTTACGGACTTagcttcaccactgtccacaggTGCATCGATACTTCCCAGAGACTCGGGACCACCATTAACTGTGTTGTCACTTCCGTACTTCTCCAAGTCTTCTTCAAGATCACCCTCGTTTTCTTTAGATTGTCCTTTGGAGCGCTGGTTGGTTGTTATTTTCCCAAGACTACAGAACTTAGAAAGAATGCTGGGTTGCTTAGTGGCCGGCTTTAACCAATTGATTTTAACTTTTGATTTATTCTGTGAGGGCTTTGCACTCTCATTTTCAGAAACACACTTGGGGGTGATTTTAGGAGAAACCCCTAGTGTGTCTCCAGTAGCTTTTCTTTTTGACCTGGTTTGTCTCTGGTTTTCTTCCAATGGCTGGGATTCCCTGGACAATTTAACCTTTTTCTTCATGTTACCCGATTCACTGTcgctttttcttttccagtttccttttgGGAGTTGGTCTTTAAAGTCCTCCAGATTCCTCATACTGTCAATCTCTGTGCTGTTAATTccatttgtttcctctttctgaagCGCTTTTTCTTCAGCCTTGCTGGATAATTCGGCCAAgttttttatctcttctttttttaggAATTGGCATGTTTCTTGAATGTTTCCCAGAATACACTGTAGCACTTCCTGTGCATCATGCTGTAGATATCCTTCATACATAGGGTTGAGTTCCCTATGAATAAAAAGACTCATTTTTAGCCAATTCTACTTTTAGTAACatcaaagaaaatttttctattaCCTATTTTAAATATCCAAAAGCATTCTACTAATTTGAAACCTTACCTAAATTTACAgttcaaagtaaaaacaaatttgaCAATTATTTACAGTATTATCATATACCATTACCCTCTTCTATATATTGAGTAACTAATGCTGACAGTGTCTTACCATATACCAGCTTTTATTAAAAATGCTGTGGTGTGTTCCTCTCTACAACAGTTATTACCAGGAACTACTGACAGATGCCACAAGGTTAAATAACTTGCTAACAGGGTCATAAAGCTAGTTAAGATGCAAAATGAGGGTCCAAAATCAGCTCTTGGCCACTTTTccagaccgggtttctctgtgtagccctggctgtcctggaactcactctgtagaccaggctggcctcaaactcagaaatcctcctgcctctgcctcccaagtgctgggattaaaggcgtgcgccaccttgGCCACTTTTTGATGTCTCTTAACAAAGGTAAATAAATGTCCTGTGCCCACATCTACTCAAAAACTGAATTAAAAGACTTTCTTATAAGACTTCACGAAAAATTTCaatattatatatgtttgtgtgtgtatgtgcattctcAAGGGCTctcatgtgtacatgtttatttttaagcaCATATAAGTATTTGGAACCTGAAGTTTTTATGCATGACACATTTTGTATACAGATCTGTAAGTTGTAATCTGAAATTCCTTAGGATGTGTGTTTAGGAATTCTCTGTCTATAGAGTACTGAAGTGGTAACTCTTTCACACTTCCTTTAGGTTGTCCTCTGGAGCACTGGTTTGTTATTATTTTCCCCAGCTATAGAACTTGAAAAGAATGCTTAGCGGTAACCTTTAACCAACCTATTTTaacttttgatttcttttgtgtCTTACACTCATGTTCAGAAACACACTTGGGAGCCCTAGCATGTACAAGTCTGAGGGTTCAATCTTCAGTATcataaaaatgagtaaatatgTTAATAACTGGGCTTTACCGACAGAGACTGATTTGGTATGAAGCCCATATACCTAAGAGTGCAGTATGACACATAAGTAAAAGTATGAATCATCTACATACAGACCAGTACTCTAATCAAATATGAGTCTTTTGACAGAAAATGTATTATTTCACACCAGGAAGACTATgagtaaaaaatataaataggcCAATACAAATTTGAATCTAATTAATTTAGTatcctttaattttaaaaatcagttttgaaAGCCTATGAGTATAAAAGGCTATGAACTGGAGCTTCAACTGTCTTGCCATTCCCTCCTATTTGTTCATATACCCCCCTCTTCTAAAGACAGGAGCAAGTAGATAAACACTAAAACTGTGAGAGCCTATACCTTAGTGTGTTGAGCAGTCGCCTTGGCTGTGTAGCAAGTTCATCCGGATATTTCTCTGGATTTAAGAGAAAACTAGCCTGAAGCTGTTCAACTGAAATTATTAAGGACTGTAAACTGCATATAAGCTCATAACTTGCCAAAGGATCTTCTTTGCAGCTTCcctatcaagaaaaaaaacaaaacataatttaatttataacatTAAATAAGGGCCTCTTTCCTTCTTGGTCTCACTGAACAATATAGCTTTTCTAAATTTAACTTCAGTATAGCAAAAATTCTATTAGTCATGCAAGTCAACTTTTtccttcagggtttttttttttttttttttttttttttctttttttcttttttagttgctTCCTATATGGACAGTGATTTTCTAATCAGTTTTCTTTTAACTTATTTACTTGCAATTGAGGTTAGGGGTATGGCTCGGTGGTATAGTTTCACTTGCATATGTAAGACCATAAATTCAGTCTCCAAAACACGTTAATGTCAATTACCACAGAGTGGATAATCATCTGGAACTCCAGTGAGACACTTGTGATTGTGAGGGACAAGTGACAAGTCTAGTAACAATGCATTAAACACTAAAACAAGGCTATGAATTATCTGGAAAATATACAGTTCTGAAAAACTTAATTAACAGAAATAATCTGTCCCCATTGTCCTGAACTCTTCTGAGGATCTATTACCTTTTTacttaacaaataaatataattcccCCATTAGTTTCTTGTTGCTcacgtgtgggtgtgtgtggggcgGGGGGAGTAGGGGTtactgagacagaatttctcaatGTGTAGTCCTATCTAGCCAAGAAATCACTATGGAGACAAACCAGGCTTAGCTGCCTCTCAGGAGCTGGGATTAAATAAATGTGTGCATCACCATGCATGGCCTTCTCTCTagcttattttgctttttaaattattttcttaatctttttaCCTTATCCTTCTGATTAGCGTCATCCTTCAgagcttctttcttccttgaaataatattaaataagtgCTTCACTCCAGTCTTAAAACCAGGACAAAAGTATAACACCTACAAAAAGGACACTGTTTTAGTATTGAGCAAACAACACACCTAAAATCACTAATGTCTTCTGTAGGGCACATTTAACGGATATTACTTAACACTGATGATAAAACCCCTCATCAAATTAATTCTCTACCCCACCCATAGTAACCCACTGATCCCTCAGCGGCACTTACTCTGAACCTAGGCAATATTAGTAAGATTAAGATTACCAGAACAAAAGCCTAAAAGAATTTAAtagcacacaaaataataaatgtttttaagtggACATAGTACCAGGAATCAAGCAGTAAAAGTTTGGCATCTTTTCCTTAACATATCTACCCAATTTCAGTATgttacctttattatttttttcttacccaAAGGAAATAATATGCAGTTTTGAGTATTATCATACAGCGTCTATTTTGGTTTATTTGCAATTTATGACAAAATATGGACAGAGCCATTCAATAATCTATAATTTTCAGAAACATTAAACATTATATCATATTACCTGAAGAATACTATTCAGATAACAAGTATTGCCAAGGTTATTCAGTCCAACAAATGGTAAcaagttttctctcttctcacagcTTATTGGTGAGGACTGTGCAGCAGGAACAACCTGATCACTGTTAATATAGAGGGAAGAAAAAGTATAATGATGTGGCATCTTAAAGTGAAAATACTACTTCCCTAAACTCAGTATTTTTACAATAGGGATACTGATCACTGAGCTATAGACCCAACCCTGAACAATCATTGGTGAAACACACATAGGATAAGATCCACTTTTATTACCCAACAGACTGCCCATTTGTTGAACAAAGAGCTACCAGAGACTCCAGCTAGAGCAATTTTGAATATTCACTTTTATactctattttttaatataaaaaccaCTTTGTTGTAATGGAGTCACAAGTAAAAACATCATGCAGCTAGATTAAAGTAGCCACTCAAACAAACCCCTGTCCAGTCCTATAGGACAGCCATTTTGAAGCCATGGAGCTCCACTGAGAGCACTATACATCTACTCTCAATTACATTTTTGTGCACTTATCTaccatggggtggggggtgagttTAGACTGGAAAAACAATCAGCGCTGTATCCTCTCCTGTGACTGGACACACTTGTACTTCATATGCATTTCTTCCCTCCTTACCTTTCTTCTCAGTGAAGAATTTACATGCATTAAAAAACATTCATCTTTAAAATCTAGTTTCAAAATAAATTCCAACTGTCCTGCCTCTAGCAGATATAAGTAGTTctggaatatatttaaaaaaaaaaaaaaaaaaaaaaaaacctgtttttacACACACTACACTGCAAAAAATCTCAAGCAGTGTTTACCCTACTCCTActacacacctttttttttttttttttcccccaagacaaggtttctctgagtagctctggctgtcctggaactatctatagaccaggctagccttgaactcagagatccacctgcctttgtctcccaagtgctgggattaaagaggcgtgccaccaccacctagctcCTACAATAGGCTTTAATTCTTATCTCACTAAATGCAAATCCATATGTACTTTCTTTTAACCTCTGTGAACAGTCAGGTGAGTACAGAACTATCAACCCAAGTTTAATGCTCTTTTCACTGATTCAGAATAAAgtacagaaatatatttaaaataaaatacatagggctggggagatggctcagcagttaagagcactgactgctcttccagaggttctgagttcaattcccagcaaccacatggtggctcacaaccatctaatgggatctgataccctcttctggtatgtctgaagacagctacagtgtactcacatggataaaataagtctttaaaaaatttaaaaaaaaaaaaaaattgaacaaattatttataaaaaattttaaaaatacatacatctCAGATCCTCTATATTCAGaagttttttcttcattttcttgagaATCAATAAAGTCTAAGGCTCTTTTAGTTTCCTTTTTCTGAAAAAACTTCAAAGACAGTCTGTTTTTCTTGGATGGACTGCCTCTTGAAAGCCCAGTACTTTCACTAGGTATGACGCCAggcattttctttcaaaattgcAAGGAGTTGACGAGAATTAACTTATTGAAGGAAGCTGTAATCACCAATTAAATCTGTTAATCACATACAAAAAGATTTCATTAGTCCTCAGCTATCAGATGTAACTGACAAAATCAGCAATTGTGAAAAGATTTACCACAAGAATGGTACATACCAGGACATCTTATTTCAAAACCTAATGCCTGACAGCAGACACTTAGGATTTATTGCTTAGATTAATGgcttttcaaccttcctaatgctgtgaccctctaatacagttcctcatgttgtggtaacccccaaccataaaattattgttgctacttcataactgtaattttgctactgttataaatcgaaatgtaaatatttgatatgccaGATATGAAACTCCCAAACTCCCTGTGAACGGGCtaacacacggggggggggggggagggggggctcaacctacaagttgagaaccactggcttaaatGTCAAtgatatgcacatgcatacatacatacacacactaacttTCTTTAAAATTGCTA
Above is a window of Arvicanthis niloticus isolate mArvNil1 chromosome 5, mArvNil1.pat.X, whole genome shotgun sequence DNA encoding:
- the Usp1 gene encoding ubiquitin carboxyl-terminal hydrolase 1 isoform X2: MTGDQVVPAAQSSPISCEKRENLLPFVGLNNLGNTCYLNSILQVLYFCPGFKTGVKHLFNIISRKKEALKDDANQKDKGSCKEDPLASYELICSLQSLIISVEQLQASFLLNPEKYPDELATQPRRLLNTLRELNPMYEGYLQHDAQEVLQCILGNIQETCQFLKKEEIKNLAELSSKAEEKALQKEETNGINSTEIDSMRNLEDFKDQLPKGNWKRKSDSESGNMKKKVKLSRESQPLEENQRQTRSKRKATGDTLGVSPKITPKCVSENESAKPSQNKSKVKINWLKPATKQPSILSKFCSLGKITTNQRSKGQSKENEGDLEEDLEKYGSDNTVNGGPESLGSIDAPVDSGEAKSVNKGAEQIGFELVEKLFQGQLVLRTRCLECESLTERREDFQDISVPVQEDELSKVEESSEISPEPKTEMKTLRWAISQFASVERIVGEDKYFCENCHHYTEAERSLLFDKMPEVITIHLKCFAASGLEFDCYGGGLSKINTPLLTPLKLSLEEWSTKPTNDSYGLFAVVMHSGITISSGHYTASVKVTDLNSLELDKGNFVVDQMCEIGKPEPLNEEEARGTAENYDEEVSIRVGGNAQPSKVLNKKNVEGIGLLGGQKSKADYELYNKASSADKVVGTAFTDSRNSETNDTNGTHESDRNKESSDQTGINMNGLENKISYVVQSLKEYEGKWLLFDDSEVKVTEEKDFLNSLSPSTSPTSTPYLLFYKKL
- the Usp1 gene encoding ubiquitin carboxyl-terminal hydrolase 1 isoform X1, which translates into the protein MPGVIPSESTGLSRGSPSKKNRLSLKFFQKKETKRALDFIDSQENEEKTSEYRGSEIDQVVPAAQSSPISCEKRENLLPFVGLNNLGNTCYLNSILQVLYFCPGFKTGVKHLFNIISRKKEALKDDANQKDKGSCKEDPLASYELICSLQSLIISVEQLQASFLLNPEKYPDELATQPRRLLNTLRELNPMYEGYLQHDAQEVLQCILGNIQETCQFLKKEEIKNLAELSSKAEEKALQKEETNGINSTEIDSMRNLEDFKDQLPKGNWKRKSDSESGNMKKKVKLSRESQPLEENQRQTRSKRKATGDTLGVSPKITPKCVSENESAKPSQNKSKVKINWLKPATKQPSILSKFCSLGKITTNQRSKGQSKENEGDLEEDLEKYGSDNTVNGGPESLGSIDAPVDSGEAKSVNKGAEQIGFELVEKLFQGQLVLRTRCLECESLTERREDFQDISVPVQEDELSKVEESSEISPEPKTEMKTLRWAISQFASVERIVGEDKYFCENCHHYTEAERSLLFDKMPEVITIHLKCFAASGLEFDCYGGGLSKINTPLLTPLKLSLEEWSTKPTNDSYGLFAVVMHSGITISSGHYTASVKVTDLNSLELDKGNFVVDQMCEIGKPEPLNEEEARGTAENYDEEVSIRVGGNAQPSKVLNKKNVEGIGLLGGQKSKADYELYNKASSADKVVGTAFTDSRNSETNDTNGTHESDRNKESSDQTGINMNGLENKISYVVQSLKEYEGKWLLFDDSEVKVTEEKDFLNSLSPSTSPTSTPYLLFYKKL